The Streptomyces cathayae DNA segment TCAGATCGGCCGCGGCGACCTGGGTCCGCTTGTCGGCGCCGACCATGGCGGGCCGCACGGTGTTGCCCTGGGCGTCCAGCGGCACCAGCGCGTTCGCCTGCGAGGACACCCCGATGGCCTGCACGCCCTCCAGCAGTCCGCCGCCCGCCGCCTCGCCCAGCGAGTACAGCCAGGCCTGCGGGTCGACGTCGGAGGGACGGCCCGTGCCCTGGGGGTTCTCCACCGGATGCGGCGCGTACCCCTGTTTGAGCACGGTTCCGGTGTCCGCGTCACAGACGACGATACGAGTGAAATCGGGCGCACTGTCCAACCCGGCGACTATCCCCATGGCCGAAATTCTGCCGTACCCGGCGACATCACGACTCCGGACCCGTGTCGCACCGCGGGTCCTAGGTGTTGCTGGTGCCCCAGTCGTCCTCGCCGGCGCCCTGCGCGGTGCGCTCGCGCAGGGTGCGTACCCGCTGCGCCACCGAGTCGGGCATCCGGTCCCCGACCTTGTCGCTCACCGCGTGGTACGCCTTGCCCGCGATGCCGCGGCCCTGCTGCGCCGCGGTCTCCGCGGTGTTGCGCACGGCGGGGTTCTGCGCGAACTGCCGCGCGGACTTCTTCAACTGCTCGTAGCGTTCGCGCCCGGCCCTCGTGCCCAGCACGTAACCCAGGACGACTCCGGCGACGAACGTGAGCCGGTAACGCATGGCGGCCACCCTTCCCTCGTGTAGGACTGTGTGCGGGACGGCACAGGTCTCCGGCGCGCCGACGGCGCCGGGGGGTACCGATTGGCAAAGCACCCCCCTGCTTGCGCTAATGTATGTGTCGCAGCGAGCGCGCGCCCTCTGGCTGATACCCAGGGAGGTGCGTTCGATGCAACGAGGCATTCCTCCGTAGCTCAATTGGCAGAGCAGCCGGCTGTTAACCGGCAGGTTACTGGTTCGAGTCCAGTCGGGGGAGCTCGGTCCTCCGTAGCTCAATTGGCAGAGCAGCCGGCTGTTAACCGGCAGGTTACTGGTTCGAGTCCAGTCGGGGGAGCATGCTGAACGAGGACCCCTCCGGGGTCCTTTTTCATGCCTGTTCGCTGCCCGGGGGAACCGTGCGTGACCGGAGGCAGTCCTCATGGTCACGCAGGCCGTGCGCAGTCGATCATTGAGGCAGGAGATCGTATGAGCGGCTATGCTGCGGCAGACGGCACGCACACCTGTGCACGACACGCCGCTATGGGGCGGTAGCTCAGCCGGTTAGAGCAACGGACTCATAATCCGTCGGCCGTGGGTTCGAGTCCCACCCGCCCCACCACCGAACCACGGGAACGCCTGCTCCCCCGCCGAGGGGCGAGCGGCATGCCCCTCGAAGCCCCGCCGGGCTACCGGTGCACGCAGACGAAGAGTGGTGACGCGTCGCGGCCGGGCCGGAGCCATCGAGACCGACGGTCCCCAGCACAAGGACCGGGCTTCCGCCGACAGGAGCAGGGAACGCCTCTTGCGTAACGCCGGGGTCCACCGGGCGGACCGCGTCGACGTGCGCGACGCCCCCGGCAGGCATGAGGTCGAGAGACTCGTCACCGACTTCCTTCAGTGCCTCACCCGACAGATGTCCTTGGCCGGAGACCGGCGGGGAAACGCCTTGAAGACCTGTGTCTCCGCCGGTCTGGACGCATCGGGACCTGAGGGGCCTCGCGGCTTTCTCCCGCAGTTCTCGCAGGCGGCGTCGGCTGCGCACGTGCGTGTACGGTCCGACCGTTGATGTCGTAGCCAGTCTGCTTCTTGAACGCCGCGGCGTGCTCCGTACCCCGCACGCCACCGGCTGCCCCAGTGAGCGCACCGGGGGCAGCCGGTGGGCGTGGTGACGGTCTCTGAGATGAGCACCTCGGCCCGCAACGGTGCGGCGGTCGCACGGGTCGGCGCCGAACTCCGGTGGAGAGGACGCCCCCTGCATCACGCGCAGAACGGGAAAGCCTCAAGTGGTCTGCTGATCACCGAGGATGGTCGAGTCGAGCAGTTCCTCGGTTTCTCCGTCGGACAGCGAGAGTGCCAGGGCGAGTTCTGCGAGGACCGGCTCGCGGGCGTGCTTGAGCATGTCCCTCTCGGCCGAGGAGAGCCCGCGCTCCTCCCGGCGTCGCACGAGGTCGCGTACGACGCCGGCGGTGAGCAGGGGGTCGCCGGCCCGGAGCTTCTCGCCGTTGGCCTTGAACCGCCGCGACCAGATCTCCTCCTGCTCGCCGGTGGGAGCCCTCAGGACGTCGAGCAGTTCCCGTACCTGGGCCGCGGCGTAGACCGAGCGCAGTCCCACCTCGTCGGCCTTCTCGACCGGAACGGCGATGTGCAGATCGGTCCGGTGGACCTGGAACTCGACGTAGCGCCTGCTCCTGCCGTTGACCGAGCGGTCGAGGACCTCGGTGACGGTGGCCGGGCCGTGGTGGGGATGGATGAGTGTCTGGCCCTCGGAGAACTGCATGCCGTTCAACCCTCGCTGTCTGTGCGGCGCCGCGCTCGGCCGCGTCCGAGCGTGATGCAGGGCGTACGGCCGTCCCACCGCTCGGTCCCGGCCGCGGACGGCAGGGGGCGGGCAGGTGTGGGAGCGCAGAGATCGGCGCGGTCATACGGACGAGCGCGCAAAACCTCTGCGAACCAGCTCTTTCATTTTCCCACCACACCGTGCGTGGTTCTGGGTGTAATTCCGGTCACATTCGCGGGGGTGTGTCAGGTCGAAGGGCGGTCCCGGGCAGGGTGCAGGTGTCAGCTGGATGGCATGGCGCTCGGCTTTGTGGTGTCTGTGAGCTGAATACTGTTTTTGGTGCCCTGTTGTTCATGTGTGAGTGGCACGCATGTCGATGGGGTGCGCCTCGCCGGTGAGGGTGAAGCGCCGGATCTTGTACCGGCGCGGATCGAAGGGTGATTCGGCAAGGGTGCGGTGGGGCTCTTGGCGTCGGCGTGCGGCTCGAGGGGGCGGGCGCCGAGCAGGGCACGGACGTCCTGCCGCACCGCATCGGCGTTGCGGCGGGAGGGCCACCGAGCGGCGAGGCAACCGCTGGAGGGTTCATTCCGTGAGGGGTCGAGTGACGCTCGGGCTTTTTTCTCACCGCTTTCCGGGCCGGATCGGATTTCCTCTGTGTGCGCGACGGGCTTCTTTGTCAAGGGCGATGTGTGCCACATCGGAATGGTGCTGAGCGGCGGGTCCGGTGTGTAGCGGCACGGTGTTACGGTTGGTTTTGGATGGGTCTCGACGCCGTTCGAGGTTGACGAAGTGAAAAATCGGCTCGTTGCCAAGAGTGTATCCGGATCGGGAAAGCAAAGCCTGGTTTTCGATGCCGTATTCGCCGAGGGGCGGCGGCTTTATGTCGAATTCCTCTCCGCGCCGGACGGTATGTGAAATCCCTTCTGGAGCCAAGATGAACGCCACAGATGTGCAGGGTGCGGAGGAGAGCCTTCGCCCGGAGTACGACGAGACGGACGCCCCCGCCGGCCGGTTTCCCTCGGGAGACGGCACGGTCGACCCGGTCAAGGACTACCTGCGGCTCATCGCCAGGGTCCGGCTGCTGACCGCCGAGCAGGAGGTGGAACTGGGCAAGCGCATCGAAGCCGGTCTGTACGCCGAGCACCTCCTGGGGGAGGCGTGCCCGGATCCGGACTCCGGCCGGGAGCTGACGCTCCTCGCCGAGGACGGGCTCCGCGCGAAGAACCACTTCACCGAGGCGAACCTCCGTCTGGTGGTGTCCATCGCCAAGCGCTACACCGGGCGCGGGCTGCAGTTCCTGGACCTGATCCAGGAAGGCAACACCGGGCTGATCAGA contains these protein-coding regions:
- a CDS encoding YtxH domain-containing protein; protein product: MRYRLTFVAGVVLGYVLGTRAGRERYEQLKKSARQFAQNPAVRNTAETAAQQGRGIAGKAYHAVSDKVGDRMPDSVAQRVRTLRERTAQGAGEDDWGTSNT
- a CDS encoding CarD family transcriptional regulator, translated to MQFSEGQTLIHPHHGPATVTEVLDRSVNGRSRRYVEFQVHRTDLHIAVPVEKADEVGLRSVYAAAQVRELLDVLRAPTGEQEEIWSRRFKANGEKLRAGDPLLTAGVVRDLVRRREERGLSSAERDMLKHAREPVLAELALALSLSDGETEELLDSTILGDQQTT